The region tctatctcctatctatctatctatctatctcctatctatctatctatctatctcctatctatctatatatctatctatatatctatctatctatctatctatctatctatctatctatctcctatctatctatctttctatctcctttctatctcctatctatctcctatctatctcctatctatctatctatctatctatctatctatctatctatctcactatctatctatctatctatctatctatctatctatctcctatctatctatcttctatctatctatctatctatctatctatctatctatctatctatctatctcctatctatctcctatctatctatctatctatctatctatctatctatctatctatctcactatctatctatctatctatctatctatctatcttctatctatctatcttctatctatctatctatctatctatctatctatctatctatctcctatctatctatctcctatctatctatctatctatctatctatctatctatctatctcctatctatctatctatctatctatctatctatctatctatctatctgataagtactggaagacttgagattttgaaacagaggtaatttacaaatctatataagtttctgaaaccagttaatttaaaaaaataaaaattgctggagtacccctttaacttactttagcataaggtgtatagatacctgcatttgcaactacatgatggagcaggtacagcaagggggtcaaatgtgctgggggcgcttgtgaaaatgtggtaagggctaagcagtagagggagggagagcgTTCACCATGGTAAGAGCTCTAAAAAAGGGACACAAGTTAGCATGGCCTCTGAGAGAGTGTGGGTGCTGCATGAGGAGGAAGGCTAGCGATCAGAGTCGATGTGGGGGGCCTTTGGCCCCcggaccttactcagttcagcactggggaaggaaggggggctttcatgaagattggggttacttggaagaagcagtgtgttaattacggcatagagcggtgttctaccaaatacaaaaacatcattcagtcactcacagaaggcgtcttctctgcatggattgcgattttttttttttttttttttatattcaaggttgttcacttttcctttggtctccatctggctccagccatcatgaagacttttccgaccatgacttgtctccacaggatctgctagagagacattttaggctcctcgctccagcattatcctcatctctatacaaactcccctgtagtgtagccccctctatgcagcctctgtatagtataggcctctctgtagtgtagccccctctatgcagcctctgtgtagtataggcctctctgtagtgtagccccctctatgcagcctctgtatagtataggcctctctgtagtgtagccccctctatgcagcctctgtgtagtataggcctctctgtagtgtagccccctctatgcagcctctgtgtagtataggcctctctgtggtattgccccccctctctggggtgtaggcttctctatagtaatgcccccgtgtgtagtacactcctctcctcctctgtttagtacagactacggatggtccgaacagagttcgtacgaacccgaaccatccgcaatgattaccgatgtcttcccgctccgtgcagcgggcggatccagcgggaggaacacctggaaaactgggatacagccatagccataggctgtatcccagttttccaggcggtcctcctgctgcacggagcgggcagacagcgggaatccgatgccgagcgttcgggttcagccgaacccgaacctcggcgggttcggaccatccctagtacagacccttgtgcagtctccatcatactgagtactattgctggaaaagctgggtgacctccatcatactgactacaggatactgggaaagctgtgtgacttccattataaaatgatgggaaagctgggtgacctccatcatacaaagtacaagatgctggaaagctgggtgacctccattacacactgacatacaggatgctgggaaagctgggtggcctccatgacactgacgacaggatactgggaaagcttggtgacctccattatgctgactacaggacactgggaaagctgggtgacctccattatgctgactacaggacactgggaaagctgggtgacctccattacacactgactacagcaaggatgtcacactcagtccctccagctgttgcaagtcagagctgtatatatatatatatatatatatgtatatatatcctgccggtcacttatcacttatatatcctgctgctcacttggtcatatatatatatatatatatacacataccgtatataaacagcagtgaccaagtgagcagcaggagacatatactgtgtgtgtatatatatatataatatatctcctcctgATCATTTGGTCAGTGGGGTGGGTATGtggttctgtctgtctgtctgtctgtgtgttgtcactcctctcacagtccgcactcagtacctgacatcttccagcactcggcagcctcactccctgtcagagctgctgctggacgtcttcagtctctccctggcagccatagacggtgaggatccctccagctcccctccccctcataccagctctgtcggacagtgagggggaggggccagcagcagcgtgtgaggaagaagcaggaagatgcagggagaagatccagccctggccgggctctgcatccgacagctgagcgggcccctcaggagcagggggcccgctattgtcaggtgctgttgccttcttgggggccccggccaccacatgtgttaaggctgtctgcaaaagcaatagcttttgcagacagcattaacagtctgagacctcagtgggcccctgcctgagtgggcccgggggcgaccgccccctttgcccccaccaaatttcgccactgtatctatctatctatctatctatctatctatctatctatctatctatctcctatctatctatctatctatctatctatctatcttctatctatctatctatctatctatctatctcctatctatctatctatctatctatctatctcctatctatctatctatctatctatctatctatctatctatctatctatctatctcctatctatctatctatctatctatctatctcctatctatctatctatctatctatctatctcctatctatctatctatctatctatctatctatctatctatctcctatctatctcctatctatctatctatctatctatctatctatctcctatctatctatctatctatctatctatctatctcctatctatctatctatctatctatctcctatctatctatctcctatctatctatctatctatctatctatctatctatctcctatctatctatctatcttctatctatctatctaggtacagaggagaaaggagccgcacttcttcacaggtgtagcgggtgcaaTAGGATGTAAATCCCTTGGCtggggggatccccaagtatcacacgaaaatccaaagcactccagcataaggtgaaaaaaggtagtggtttattacaaaaatgtgcaaaaacacaagATGCCACAAGATGGCATcttgtgtttttgcacatttttgtaataaaccactaccttttttcaccttatgctggagtgctttggattttcgtgtgatatctatctatctatctatctatctatctatctatctatctatctatctatctatctatcttctatctatctatctatctatctatcttctatctatctatctatctatctatctcctatctatctatctatctatctatctatctatctcctatctatctatctatctatctcctatctatctatctatctattatctatctatctcctatctatctcctatctatctatctatctatctatctatcttctatctatctatctatctatctatctatctatctcctatctatctatctatctatctatctatctatctcctatctatctatctatctatctatctatctatctatctatctatctatctatctatctcctatctatctatctatctatctatctatctatctatctatcatctatctatctatctatctatctatctcctatctatctatctatctatctatcttagtcTGGTCACTGACAATTTACCAACTTATGCTCATTCAGTGGTAATGTGAGCATTATCCAAGCTACAGTGCACTTCTAGaattgctgctcccctgcctctgctatcagccataggattgctgccccCGTGCCTCgtccatcagccataggattgctgctctcctgcctctgctatcagccataggattgctgctcccctgtctctgccatcagccataggattgctgctctcctgcctctgctatcagccataggattgctgctctcctgcctctgctatcagccataggattgctgctcccctgcctctgccatcagccataggattgctgctctcctgcctctgccatcagccataggattgctgctctcctgcctctgccatcagccataggattgctgctctcctgcctctgctatcagccataggattgctgctcccctgcctctgctatcagccataggattgctgctctcctgcctctgctatcagccatagaattgctgctcccctgcctctgctatcagccataggattgctgctctcctgcctctgctatcagccataggattgctgctctcctgcctctgccatcagccataggattgctgctcccctgcctctgctatcagccataggattgctgctcccctgcctctgctatcagccatgggattgctgctcccctgcctctgccattagccataggattgctgctcccctgcctctgctatcagccataggattgctgctctcttgcctctgctatcagccatgggattgctgctctcctgcctctgctatcagccataggattgctgctctcctgcctctgctatcagccataggattgctgctctcctgcctctgctatcagccatgggattgctgctcccctgcctctgccattagccataggattgctgctcccctgcctctgccattagccataggattgctgctctcctgcctctgctatcagccataggattgctgcccccccccgcctctgccatcagccataggattgctgctctcctgcctctgccatcagccataggattgctgctcccctgcctctgctatcagccataggattgctgctctcctgcctctgctatcagccataggattgctgctctcctgcctctgctatcagccataggattgctgccccccccccgcctctgccATCagtcataggattgctgctctcctgcctctgctatcagccataggattgctgctctcctgcctctgctatcagccataggattgctgctctcctgcctctgccatcagccataggattgctgctctcctgcctctgctatcagccataggattgctgctctcctgcctctgctatcagccataggattgctgctctcctgcctctgctatcagccataggattgctgctctcctgcctctgccatcagccataggattgctgctctcctgcctctgccatcagccataggattgctgctctcctccctctgccatcagccataggattgctgctctcctgcctctgctatcagccataggattgctgctctcctgcctctgctatcagccataggattgctgctctcctgcctctgccatcagccataggattgctgctctcctgtctctgctatcagccataggattgctgctctcctgcctctgctatcagccataggattgctgctctcctgcctctgctatcagccataggattgctgctctgcggcctctgccatcagccataagATTGCTGCTCCCCcgcctctgccatcagccataggattgctgctctcctgcctctgctatcggccataggattgctgctctgcggcctctgctatcagccataggattgctgctctcctgcctctgccatcagccataggattgctgctctcctgcctctgctatcagccataggattgctgctctcctgcctctgctatcagccataggattgctgctctcctgcctctgctatcagccataggattgctgctcccctgtctctgccatcagccataggattgctgctctcctgcctctgccatcagccataggattgctgctctcctgcctctgccgtTAGACATAGGATTAGTTCTTACTAAGCACTAGAGTCTGAGAGCTGGTAGTCTGATGAACGCCTGTCTATCCTGTCATCCCAGTCAGCATATACATAGAGACCTGAGCAGTAAGAGGTAACACACTCTCATGAACGCTCCCTTTAAGCCCTTGATCTCATAGTGAAGGGTGACCTCACCTAATAATTGGGTGGATACATTTTCCATGGAATGAAAGGAATGAAGCAACCGCGAGATATTTCCGCTATCAGAAAGATATTGCAGCATCTTTTCCATCTCGGAGCGGAGCAGATCCCTGTACAGCTGATTCTGACTGATCTGCCTCTCCAGGGCGCTTATCCTCTCCTCCAGCTCTCTCGCAGACATCACGTCCCGCTGATCTCCATCCTGAGTCTCTTCCATTGATTGAGTCATATCTTAAACACATAGAAAGGCAATAAATGTGGCTGTTTACTAGCGCCACCCCTGTATattggttgtatgtggtattgcagtccTGTGTGAATTCATATCCTGCTACACCTGTTATGTTGTCAGACCTCGGCTTATCTGATACCGAGCTCCAAATACCCAGATCTGTTGATCCTACACTAGTAATGTCGGATGGACCTTCTGCTGGTCAGTGGTATAGTGTCTTCTAGTGGCCGGCTATGCCTGCGAGATCATCACTGCCAGTATCTAGTGATCAGACTGAAGGGCGAAGCATCATACAAGATAAGGTCCCAAGTGATCAGCAGAACCGTCATTTCCAAGATTTGGTTGGTCTGAAAGAGCAGATTTACTTCTCATGGTCGGTATTAGAGTGTTTTGTCCCTGGTGGTAAGTAGTAAAGTTTTCCACACCTGCTGGTCAGTAATATTCTGTCCATGGTGCTCAGTAATACAGTATTCTGCCCCCAGTGGTAGGTAGACTATTttgtccctggtggtcagtggtacagtatactgtCTCTCATAATCAGTTGTACAGTATTCTGCCCCTGGTGGTCAATAGAACAGTATTCTGCCCCGGCTGGTCAGTGGTTCAGTAGTCTGTCCCTGGTAGTCAGTAGTACAGTATTCTGTCCCTGGTGGATAGTGGTGCATTATtctgtccctggtggtcagtggtacagtattcTGTCCCTagtggtcagtggtacagtattctgtccctggtggtcagtgatACAGTATtctgtccctggtggtcagtggtgcaGTATtctgtccctggtggtcagtggtacagtattctgtccctggtggtcagtggtgcaGTATtctgtccctggtggtcagtgatACAGTATtctgtccctggtggtcagtggtacagtattctgtccctggtggtcagtggtacagtattctgtccctggtggtcagtggtgcaGTAGtctgtccctggtggtcagtggtacagtcgtctgtccctggtggtcagtggtacagtCGTCTGTCCCTGGTGGTCAATGGTACAGTAGtctgtccctggtggtcagtggtacagtcgtctgtccctggtggtcagtggtacagtagtctgtccctggtggtcagtggtgcaGTAGtctgtccctggtggtcagtggtgcaGTAGtctgtccctggtggtcagtATTGCATTATTCTgcccctggtggtcagtggtgcaGTAGtctgtccctggtggtcagtggtgcaTTATtctgtccctggtggtcagtggtacagtattctgcccctggtggtcagtggtgcaTTATtctgtccctggtggtcagtggtatagTATTCTGTCCCTAGTTGTCAGTGGTACAGTATtctgtccctggtggtcagtggtgcaGTATtctgtccctggtggtcagtggtgcaTTATTCTGttcctggtggtcagtggtacagtagtctgtccctggtggtcagtggtgcaGTATtctgtccctggtggtcagtggtgcaGTATTCTGTTTCTGCTGGTCAGTGATAGATCTGCTGGTCAGTAATAGATCTGGTGGTCAGTAATAGAGTATTCTGTTCCGGTGGCCACAGCCCCATCAGACACAACTTGAAGCCATCTTCTTACCTGATCGACAAACAGGATCTTTTCGCTTCTCAGCTGAAAGTAAAAAAAGAGAGTGAAAGTGAAGTGTGAAGTACAGTCCGCACCGGCTCCGGCTCTTCCTGCCCGTCCAGGGTGTTGGATAACGCTGCCCTCTGCCGGACCAGTACATAAGGCATTGTATTCACCATGGCACAGCCGGTACTGGGCTTATTACGGAGCCTTCACTGGCCTATTGGACAGTTCTCCCCATGATCGGGCAGAGTGTTTTATTACCATTCTGCCTGATCATCATAGAGTAACACACTTCTCAATCCATCTATGAAAACCACCATACACAGAAGATAGCAGGCCGCCCCACCAAGGTTATACAGGCCACCCCACCAGTTGTTGAATTtttttgggttcggcaacattctcagaacccaaatgctcggcctccggagaagttggatgccatcctaaggagtcctggaaaacatggatacaggcataggctataaggtgtatccatgttttcctggcagccctagggcagcatccaacttctccagagacAAATggcaagcgttcgggttcagagatTGTTGCCAAATCCAAACAGGTTGGCAACTCTGCTTAACGTCCTGAGAACACGTTCTGGTTCTACTGTAGGTCTTGTTGGCCATCAGTAACTCTGCTCAATGCTAGTCCTGAGAACACGTTCTGGTTCTACTGTAGGTCTTGTTGGCCATCGGTAACTCTGCTTAACGTCCTGAGAACACGTTCTGGTTCTACTGTAGGTCTTGTTGGCCATCAGTAACTCTGCTCAATGCTAGTCCTGAGAACACGTTCTGGTTCTACTGTAGGTCTTGTTGGCCATCGGTAACTCTGCTTAACGTCCTGAGAACACGTTCTGGTTCTACTGTAGGTCTTGTTGGCCATCGGCAACTCTGCTCAATGCTAGTCATGAGAACACGTTCTGGTTCTACTGTAGGTCTTGCTGGCCATCGCCCTTAGCAGGTGAAGCAGTATTTACCTCCTAGATAGGCGCAGTTGAAGTAGCTGCACATCTCCCCGGTACTCCTTAGGACATACACCGATTTCTCATAGATTTCGTATAGAAACTTCTCCGTCGGAGGAATCAGAACTTCTTCTTCTCCTGGAAAAAATGAGAAAAGACCAATTCTGGCACCAAAGCAAGTTGTTATCCGAAAGAAAGACTGTGTGCCGAAGTCCCGTGCCTCCTCCGACTTCAGAGACGATGAGGTGAATCGGCCGAACTTGAAGACGGGTGGGACGTGGAAGGAGTGCGGACTCCCTCTATACGTCGTGTAGGAGATGTTACAGTTGGGTTTCAGGATCTGTAATGCTCTGGTTAGATAGAAGTGAAGAGCTTTGAAGTGGAACTTCTCCATGTAATCCTCCCGGGAGGCTCCGGCTATGGTGAGGTTTCCATTCAGCTGCCAGTGTATGGGATTCTCCTTGGGGTAGTTATTGGTGAAGGTTAGCAGAGCGATTCCATACTCATCCTCAAACCCTTCCGGAAGCTCGAGATGATCTTTTATCCCATACCAGCGCTCGGTCCCGTTGATCCAGGCCTCCTTAAACTGCTTGTTTGCCTTCTCCTTCTTAAGCACCTTGTGCATGATGTCCTTCTCCATCTTATCGGAGCAACCGATGTACTGATCATCATACACATTGGGATTGTACGCCATTTCATAGATATCACTGCTGAcctggggaaagatcagaagactTCATCAGGGCACACCTCACATCTTCTATGTGGACCTCAGGAGTCCTCTAGTAGGGGGTATTCCCATCCCAGCTCATAGGATAGGGGGTAACAAGCTGATCACTTGGCGTCCACCTGCTGGGACCCCCCCTTCCGAGAACGCCccacaatgaatggagtgctCACCATGGGGTATTATACAGACTTTATATCATTATAAGCTGGTACCTGTACACACTGAGCGGCAGCGAGCAGCCAGATGAGGGCGCCGGTGAGGAGAAACATCTCTGCAAGACAACAAAGGAAATTATTGCAAAGCCTGATATATAAAGTATACAGGTGatctacacagcactgatccagaGTGACAGGCTGCACTAATTCACATTACAGCAGTCTgctggcttcagagctgaaatccccCAGATTCTATCTCACTCCTATCTATTGGATAGAAGCATGTTAATATCCAGAGAGACAAGGTCCTCCTTGTAGTGGAAGCTTGCCCCAGTCATTGGCAGACCAATCTGACCCTGGAATTGGGCAGAGACAACCGCCGATGCATCTGTGGTCACCCCCtgggatgttgtgtcggaggatcggccggtcacttgttagacggtgaggtgtgacgccagctctatggtggttggccgagatacagccgggcccggtgatgttatgtcgtgacgccagtgcggtCGGGCACACAGGTTGGTGGCAcatctgcttttagtttaaaggtctggttgtaccttttcccctgtggacagtgacctgctgggttgctactgggtcccttgggttgatatcacggtgggccggagtggtgtagtgaccctcccggactattggtaatgccacccacagaaaggggaaatgtcccaaggagtgtgtgtatagtgtgttggTGTGAggggaagaatcacagagtctctttgtcATAAATAATTTCGTttttacttgtgtgcagcaagttatacagcttttccTTGACAGGGTACAATACACTTGATAgatctcttgataaagcactggataatacacttgataatactgcaaccagatctgtgacagggatactgtgagtcgtgctgactgagtagcgtgttgagagatacaaagaatcagaggagcagagaggaggatgtcgtgagagttccaacccaaatagtactgtgctctgctgtgatgttggaggatgaggtagaagaatacttagaagaagaagagaatacttgtgcccgtgttttaacCTTTGGgttttcacaccacctaatgcccaccactgttgggtgacccgtcccatgagggtgacacaagccccagaccctgttacctgggatgagcgaaatgctgaggatttcctgctgacaaccactctgtgagatagagttcctaggctcttagcgactttgctctatccggatcagttcctagcttactgctgtctgtggatactgtcctgcactgtgactcttctagttcacagcgtgggttgaggttgtctctgacttgtcctctcctgtgaggggtttaacactgcatagtgttatgTAGTATCactgaagagaaactgttagctgtcaAGAAACTTCCTCACatgcataaaaataataatactaagttttattttttttttttatttttttttttgtatatatattttatatttcttttaagAATGAAAGTTAAAATCAATAAATCATGAAATATCATAAAATAACAACCTTAGATATATTGCATAGAACTATATAGCGCAATCCTAGTCCATATTATCAGTTTTGGTCACAATGTATATCATAATATATATCCATGTTTCGTATCCACAAATATCAGTTCTCGGCACTGCAGGGCCCTTGCGTGCCGACACTCAGTGTGAATATGCCACTTAACTTGTATTTATTTTTCAAGCGTCTCCTTCAGTACGCTTCAATATATGATGTTATTGCAGACTTTTAGTATATAGTGTTATGGCAGTTGTTAAAGAGTTCTCTTGTGTGATAAATGATGTGGGAAACAGTTTTTACATGCATTGGTGGTTAAccacctctcacccgtcctgaGGCTGTTGTGCTGTGTATTCCACGCTGATCTGATAGCAGTGTCTGCAGCTGGTGTGGGTTCCCTGTTATCGGGGCCGTGCCCACGCTGATCTGATAGCAGTGTCTCCAGCTGGTATGGATTCTCTGTTATCGGGGCCGTGCACTGTTCAGTGACCGCTCTTGCAGCCTTGATGTTGTAGTAGTGGAGGGGTGTCTCCTCCTTTGCTATCAGAGTCTCTGTGTGTTCCTCCAAAATGAGTGAACAAACTACTACATTACCTATCATCTCAGCTTGTCCGTTGGATCCAAAGTGCACTCATTTTGGAGGAACacacagagacttttttttttttttttaaacctaaaacttaataataatattattattattattattattattattattattattattattattattattatgcatgtGAGGAAGTTTCTTGAGAGCCTACCATGccttattccatttttttttggtCCATAGGTGCAGACCAGGTAGTGCACTCATTACCTACTCAATTATATAGAACACGGTTGAGCACACTCATTCTTTTCATACGGTTAGCTGAGTCTTGTCCTGCTTCCTATCcatacggggttctgactaatggtgcgtttacacagacagatttatctgacagattttttaggccaaaaccaggaacagactataaacagagaagaggtcataaaggaaagactgagatttctcctcttttcaaatctattcctggctttggcttccaaaatctgtcagataaatctgtctgtgtaaacgcaccataagaccaGGGCCAGGGCttagagaggaccactgtagtgagacatctagcttgcgtccttcctctacaatgtctgACACAAAAGACctatacacttcctctacccatgtgacttctctgctcagcgtatctaaggtgcactgtgagtgggcgaagagtgcaatagaaaaagcaaagagagagatgatatgatagaagaagaaaagattcccataggttcacagtgacagatccatgtgacacacaaataaacaataaccctttacacacttcagctgtgcagcatctaagtacatatatctgatacagtgacatctagtggcaaaactttatcactacctttatcaccacttgtgtacaataagtacaggcttttaagaAAGGTtgaaaccaatagcaacacccgtggtgggacaccgaaCATCAAGCACAGGAGTAACAGGTGGAGGGGACTTGGTTTCCAACAGAAGTGGCCGTCATCCAACATGTGAAAGACGAGAGCAGTAAGGGACCTATAGGAAAGCTATCAGAGTAAGAGAAAGACCCATCTATGGTGGCGCATATCCATCTTCAGTGTTATAGGCCCCGAGAGATCTATCTGGTAAGTGCCGGTATCTGCCGTCACATGAAGGGAAGCCACAACCTGGAAAGACTAAGCCGTGATCTAACCATGAGGAATGGTCTGTGGAGCAGAAGATATTCCACCAGATCACCAGATATTAAGACAACCAATATGTGGACCCAATGGCCACTTAGGAGAAGGCCAGAGTA is a window of Dendropsophus ebraccatus isolate aDenEbr1 chromosome 5, aDenEbr1.pat, whole genome shotgun sequence DNA encoding:
- the LOC138792223 gene encoding ecto-ADP-ribosyltransferase 5-like, with amino-acid sequence MFLLTGALIWLLAAAQCVQVSSDIYEMAYNPNVYDDQYIGCSDKMEKDIMHKVLKKEKANKQFKEAWINGTERWYGIKDHLELPEGFEDEYGIALLTFTNNYPKENPIHWQLNGNLTIAGASREDYMEKFHFKALHFYLTRALQILKPNCNISYTTYRGSPHSFHVPPVFKFGRFTSSSLKSEEARDFGTQSFFRITTCFGARIGLFSFFPGEEEVLIPPTEKFLYEIYEKSVYVLRSTGEMCSYFNCAYLGAEKRKDPVCRSDMTQSMEETQDGDQRDVMSARELEERISALERQISQNQLYRDLLRSEMEKMLQYLSDSGNISRLLHSFHSMENVSTQLLESTLSMAKNLSALTENEGKIIKVLTKHQREFTMLEERMDQQEVSTFSMARNLSAVNGNEEKIIEVLTNHQIVFAKLKERMDQQEGIIHSLVLAFITFGVIGASILIYKKQMTNALAP